In one window of Chryseobacterium sp. JV274 DNA:
- a CDS encoding DEAD/DEAH box helicase yields the protein MNLFTETNLSPDILKAIGELGYESPTEIQKQTIPFILSDIRDLIALAQTGTGKTAAFSLPILDMIDDTSRKIQLLVLCPTRELCLQISKDIKNYSKYMKDIKTTAVYGGSSIVDQMRSLKDKPQIIVGTPGRVIDLINRKALDFSAIHWLVLDEADEMLSMGFKDELETILSETPETKQTFLFSATMNKEVERISKNYLTKPHRISVGSINEVKKNITHEYYVVGYRQKKEALKRLIDANPNQYSIIFCRTRMETQEVADFLMQNGYAADALHGDLSQAQRDTVMKKFRLKNIDILVATDVAARGLDVNSLTHVIHFSLPDDPEVFVHRSGRTGRAGKDGISMALIKPEESRKLKQIKSATKIEINEKFIPTGEDIIKAQVGGVFEKLLTEHEDLFEFDDSLIPDLSKFTKEELVHQLLQFQLKDLALYYKDKHDLAEQKFSSRDDDYSRRDRGRDRDRDRGRDRENSRDRDRGGRDRDRGGKPRRRDENMVRFFFNLGKKDQLKKLDVLDIINKATGDGKSKKRAEIGDIEILEKFSFFEVEKSFKDNVLSNIQSMKFKGKDMRAEVAN from the coding sequence ATGAATTTATTTACGGAAACCAATTTAAGTCCTGATATCCTTAAGGCAATTGGCGAACTGGGCTACGAAAGCCCAACAGAAATCCAAAAACAGACTATCCCTTTTATTCTTTCAGATATTCGCGACTTGATCGCACTTGCGCAAACAGGGACAGGCAAGACAGCAGCGTTTTCGCTTCCGATTTTGGATATGATTGACGATACGAGTCGCAAAATCCAATTATTGGTGCTTTGTCCGACACGGGAATTATGTCTTCAGATTTCGAAGGACATAAAGAATTACTCTAAGTACATGAAAGACATCAAAACTACTGCAGTTTATGGTGGAAGTAGTATTGTAGATCAGATGAGATCTTTGAAGGATAAACCACAGATTATTGTGGGAACTCCGGGAAGAGTAATTGATCTTATCAACAGAAAGGCATTAGACTTTTCTGCGATTCATTGGTTAGTATTAGACGAAGCTGATGAAATGCTTTCTATGGGATTCAAAGACGAATTGGAAACCATTCTAAGCGAAACTCCGGAAACTAAACAAACTTTCTTATTCTCTGCAACGATGAATAAAGAGGTGGAAAGAATTTCCAAAAATTACCTTACAAAACCACACCGTATTTCAGTAGGTTCTATCAACGAAGTGAAGAAGAATATTACTCACGAATACTATGTAGTAGGGTACCGTCAGAAAAAAGAAGCGTTGAAGAGATTGATCGATGCTAATCCTAATCAGTACTCCATTATCTTCTGTAGAACGAGAATGGAAACTCAGGAGGTAGCAGATTTCTTAATGCAGAACGGTTATGCAGCTGATGCTCTTCATGGTGATCTTTCTCAGGCGCAGAGAGATACGGTAATGAAGAAATTCAGATTGAAAAACATTGATATTCTTGTAGCGACAGACGTTGCAGCAAGAGGATTGGATGTAAACTCTCTTACACACGTTATTCACTTCTCTTTACCAGATGATCCTGAAGTATTCGTTCACAGAAGCGGAAGAACAGGTAGAGCTGGAAAAGACGGTATTTCTATGGCTTTGATAAAGCCTGAAGAAAGCAGAAAACTGAAACAGATCAAATCTGCAACAAAAATTGAAATCAACGAAAAATTCATTCCTACAGGTGAAGATATTATCAAAGCTCAGGTAGGAGGTGTATTCGAAAAATTATTGACGGAGCACGAGGATCTTTTCGAATTTGATGATAGCTTAATTCCTGATCTAAGCAAATTTACAAAAGAAGAATTGGTGCACCAGCTGCTACAGTTTCAATTGAAGGATCTTGCTTTATATTACAAAGATAAACACGATCTTGCTGAGCAGAAGTTTAGCAGCAGAGATGACGATTACTCAAGAAGAGACCGTGGACGTGATAGAGACAGAGATAGAGGCCGTGACAGAGAAAACAGCCGAGACAGAGATCGCGGTGGAAGAGACAGAGATCGTGGTGGAAAGCCAAGAAGAAGAGATGAGAATATGGTAAGATTCTTCTTTAATCTTGGAAAAAAAGACCAGTTGAAGAAGCTTGATGTTTTGGATATTATCAATAAGGCTACAGGTGATGGAAAATCCAAGAAAAGAGCTGAGATTGGAGATATCGAAATCTTAGAAAAATTCTCTTTCTTTGAGGTTGAAAAATCGTTTAAGGACAATGTCTTGAGCAATATTCAATCAATGAAGTTCAAAGGAAAAGATATGAGAGCTGAAGTTGCAAACTAA
- a CDS encoding DUF47 domain-containing protein, whose product MGIGNIFHAFQPKDKIFFVLFEKVTENLVAMSEDFNTGIKDFDLNDDSMLKKMSDFEHKNDELTHEIFVELGKNFITPFDREDIHTLATGLDDIADYIYASTKYIFLYKSPEMKAYSDFSLLIHKACLEIQNAMKNLKGFKNMEQVKEACIKVNSIENIADDLLSNSMVDLFETNDAINIIKVSSVLNYLEIVTDKAEDVANTIENIMIKYA is encoded by the coding sequence ATGGGAATTGGTAATATTTTCCACGCTTTTCAACCAAAAGATAAAATCTTCTTTGTACTTTTCGAAAAAGTAACTGAAAATCTAGTTGCAATGTCAGAAGATTTCAACACAGGAATCAAGGATTTCGATCTTAATGATGATTCTATGCTGAAGAAAATGAGTGACTTCGAACACAAGAATGATGAACTTACTCACGAAATTTTCGTAGAATTAGGGAAAAACTTCATTACACCTTTTGACCGTGAGGATATCCACACATTGGCAACAGGACTGGATGATATCGCTGATTATATCTACGCTTCCACAAAATATATTTTCCTTTACAAATCACCTGAGATGAAGGCTTATTCAGACTTCTCTTTATTGATCCATAAAGCATGTCTTGAAATTCAGAATGCAATGAAAAACCTTAAAGGGTTCAAAAATATGGAACAGGTGAAAGAAGCTTGTATTAAGGTGAACTCTATTGAGAATATTGCTGACGATTTGCTTTCCAATTCAATGGTAGACTTATTTGAAACCAATGATGCGATCAACATTATTAAAGTTTCATCTGTATTGAACTACCTTGAAATTGTAACGGATAAAGCAGAAGATGTTGCCAATACAATTGAGAACATCATGATTAAATACGCCTAA
- a CDS encoding inorganic phosphate transporter, whose protein sequence is MEFPILLVVIVVLALIFDYINGFHDAANSIATIVSTKVLTPFQAVLWAALWNFAAFFIAAYIIGEFKIGNTIAKTVNENFITLEVIFSGLIAAIAWNLLTWWFGIPSSSSHTLIGGFLGAALMHAFMMDYHAVAAAQPELGIWETTKEAFVQVTHQGVVKFDKVIPIFLFIFMAPIIGMIISIIITLIIVHLYKKSNPHKADKSFKRLQLASSALFSLGHGLNDAQKVMGIIGAAVIYYHVNMLQDAQYLNIPSAERFDYFAQHYIWVPLVSFIAIALGTMSGGWKIIKTMGTKITKVTSLEGVSAETAGAITLFITDHFGIPVSTTHTITGSIIGVGLTKRISAVRWGITVSLLWAWVLTIPISAIVAAITYLVVTFLF, encoded by the coding sequence ATGGAATTTCCGATTTTACTTGTAGTTATTGTTGTGTTGGCCCTGATCTTCGATTATATCAATGGTTTTCATGATGCAGCCAACTCAATTGCAACTATTGTTTCTACAAAAGTTTTAACTCCATTCCAGGCTGTACTTTGGGCAGCACTTTGGAACTTTGCAGCGTTCTTTATTGCTGCTTATATTATTGGAGAATTCAAAATTGGTAATACAATTGCCAAAACAGTTAATGAGAATTTTATTACTCTTGAGGTTATATTTTCCGGTCTTATAGCGGCTATTGCCTGGAACCTTCTTACATGGTGGTTCGGAATCCCTTCATCATCATCACATACGCTGATCGGAGGTTTCTTGGGGGCAGCTCTTATGCATGCTTTCATGATGGATTATCATGCCGTGGCTGCAGCACAGCCGGAGCTTGGGATATGGGAGACCACTAAGGAAGCTTTCGTTCAGGTAACCCATCAGGGTGTGGTGAAGTTTGACAAAGTGATTCCTATCTTCCTGTTCATTTTCATGGCACCGATCATAGGGATGATTATCTCCATCATTATTACATTGATTATTGTACACCTTTATAAAAAATCAAACCCGCACAAAGCAGACAAATCTTTCAAAAGATTACAGTTGGCATCGTCAGCATTGTTCAGTTTAGGACACGGCTTGAATGATGCTCAGAAAGTAATGGGAATCATTGGGGCAGCGGTAATTTATTATCATGTTAACATGCTTCAGGATGCTCAATATTTGAATATTCCTTCTGCCGAACGTTTTGATTATTTTGCTCAACATTATATTTGGGTTCCTTTAGTATCATTTATTGCAATTGCCTTAGGGACAATGAGTGGTGGTTGGAAGATCATCAAAACAATGGGTACCAAGATTACGAAAGTAACTTCATTAGAAGGTGTAAGTGCAGAAACTGCAGGGGCTATTACCCTGTTCATTACAGATCACTTTGGTATTCCTGTATCTACTACACATACGATCACAGGTTCTATCATCGGGGTAGGATTAACGAAAAGAATTTCAGCAGTAAGATGGGGAATTACAGTAAGTCTTCTTTGGGCTTGGGTACTTACCATTCCAATCTCTGCAATAGTGGCAGCAATTACCTATCTTGTGGTAACCTTCCTTTTCTAA
- a CDS encoding polyprenyl synthetase family protein translates to MEFLDRYQQIVADAITKYTFKDKPSELYDPMNYIISHGGKRLRPIMVLMACEMFGGDLTQAIKPALAIEFFHNFTLIHDDIMDEAPLRRNKPTIHTLHGLNVGILSGDGLMLKAYKFFEDLEPEIFKACIRIFTHTGLLLCEGQQYDINFETQKDVTFDDYIRMITYKTGVLSASSFEIGALIARADFKDAKAIFNFGKHIGIAFQIMDDYLDVFGDQAQFGKKHAGDIYENKKTVLYLLAREHATDEERKELDYWYSKKTENVDKVYGVEKIFRRTKVDEKALRLIEKHNEIGQSYLQKIDVPEEKKKPFIELANYLLRRES, encoded by the coding sequence ATGGAATTTTTAGACAGATACCAGCAGATTGTTGCGGACGCCATCACTAAATATACTTTTAAAGATAAACCTTCGGAGCTGTATGACCCGATGAATTATATTATTTCCCATGGTGGAAAGCGTCTTCGTCCTATTATGGTGCTGATGGCTTGTGAGATGTTCGGCGGAGATCTTACGCAGGCAATTAAGCCCGCTTTGGCTATCGAGTTTTTCCATAATTTCACGCTGATCCATGATGATATTATGGATGAAGCTCCTTTAAGAAGAAATAAGCCTACCATTCATACTTTACACGGTCTTAATGTGGGAATCCTTTCCGGAGACGGATTGATGCTTAAAGCCTATAAGTTTTTTGAGGATCTGGAGCCTGAAATCTTTAAAGCATGTATCAGAATATTTACCCATACCGGGCTTCTGCTTTGTGAAGGGCAGCAGTATGATATCAACTTTGAAACTCAGAAAGACGTTACTTTTGATGACTACATCAGAATGATTACTTATAAAACAGGAGTTTTGAGTGCTTCTTCATTTGAGATTGGCGCTTTGATTGCAAGAGCAGATTTTAAAGATGCCAAAGCTATTTTCAATTTCGGAAAACATATCGGAATTGCATTCCAGATTATGGATGATTATCTTGATGTATTCGGTGATCAGGCACAGTTTGGGAAAAAACATGCCGGAGATATTTACGAAAACAAGAAAACCGTTCTGTATTTGTTGGCAAGAGAACATGCTACCGATGAAGAAAGAAAAGAGCTGGATTACTGGTACTCTAAAAAGACGGAAAATGTTGATAAAGTCTATGGCGTAGAAAAGATATTCAGAAGAACAAAAGTAGATGAAAAAGCGTTACGTCTGATCGAAAAACATAATGAAATCGGACAAAGCTATCTTCAGAAAATAGATGTTCCTGAAGAAAAGAAAAAACCTTTTATCGAACTGGCAAATTATTTGTTGAGAAGAGAAAGTTAA
- a CDS encoding GSCFA domain-containing protein, with amino-acid sequence MKFRTEVDIPASDKKIEIEDKIFSIGSCFASEMTDLLHDGQLQTLNNPFGTIFNPFSINNAINRLHDSAFYEEEELITYNEEYISLDHHTSFDTRYIHQTLDKINGAIEAGNSFLQEADWIIITYGSSFIYEFLPKNKLVANCHKIPQKFFEKRLLSHQELTSSIYQTILDLKDICKEGIQILFTVSPVRHTKDGMVENQLSKSKLITAIHESISLFEDCHYLPVYEILMDDLRDYRFYKEDMIHPSTQAVNYIFEKFGNAYFSVDTQNFIKENFKIIKALEHKTSDKKDPKFIEFREKLDQKIEIQRKKVKHKIF; translated from the coding sequence ATGAAATTCAGAACAGAAGTTGATATTCCTGCCTCAGATAAGAAGATTGAGATTGAAGATAAAATATTTTCAATAGGCTCATGCTTTGCCTCTGAAATGACTGATTTACTTCATGATGGGCAACTTCAGACCCTTAACAATCCTTTTGGGACGATATTTAATCCTTTTTCAATCAATAATGCTATCAACAGATTACATGATTCTGCGTTTTATGAAGAAGAGGAACTGATTACCTATAATGAAGAATATATTTCTCTGGATCATCACACCAGTTTTGATACCCGGTATATTCATCAGACCTTAGATAAAATTAATGGAGCTATTGAAGCAGGAAATTCCTTTCTTCAGGAAGCTGACTGGATTATCATTACCTACGGATCCTCATTTATCTATGAGTTTCTTCCTAAGAACAAACTGGTGGCCAACTGTCACAAAATTCCACAAAAGTTTTTTGAGAAAAGACTGCTTTCCCATCAGGAACTGACAAGTTCTATTTACCAGACGATTCTTGACCTTAAAGATATTTGCAAAGAGGGAATACAGATCCTGTTTACTGTTTCCCCAGTAAGACATACTAAAGATGGAATGGTAGAAAACCAGCTAAGTAAATCCAAATTAATTACAGCCATCCACGAGTCTATTTCTCTCTTTGAAGACTGTCATTATCTGCCGGTCTATGAGATTTTAATGGATGACCTCCGGGATTACCGTTTTTATAAAGAAGATATGATTCATCCAAGCACACAGGCGGTTAATTATATTTTTGAAAAATTTGGAAATGCCTATTTTTCAGTTGATACCCAGAATTTTATTAAAGAAAACTTTAAGATTATTAAGGCACTGGAGCATAAAACCAGTGATAAGAAAGACCCTAAGTTTATAGAATTCAGAGAGAAATTAGATCAAAAAATTGAAATTCAGCGTAAAAAGGTAAAACATAAAATTTTTTAA
- a CDS encoding DUF4269 domain-containing protein — protein MLDFTGIDYLKSGNERQKRAYEVLEKYQIFEKLKNYSPILAGTVPIEIDIEGSDLDLIFEIDLRFEEDFLNDLMTSRFIPYDVDVEHPIVNGEKCITLNFVLEGFPIEIFGQNKPTKKQNAYLHMVAEYKILKEKGEEFKQKIIELKKQGIKTEPAFGMLLGLENPYEDLLKF, from the coding sequence ATGCTTGATTTTACTGGAATTGACTATCTGAAAAGTGGGAATGAGAGACAGAAAAGGGCTTATGAAGTTCTTGAAAAATATCAGATTTTTGAAAAATTAAAGAATTATTCACCCATTTTAGCAGGAACTGTTCCTATTGAAATTGATATAGAAGGAAGTGATCTGGATCTTATTTTTGAGATTGATTTAAGATTTGAAGAAGACTTTCTGAATGATTTAATGACTAGCAGGTTTATTCCTTACGATGTGGACGTGGAGCATCCCATTGTAAACGGCGAAAAATGCATTACATTGAATTTTGTACTGGAAGGGTTTCCCATCGAAATTTTTGGACAGAATAAGCCAACAAAAAAGCAAAATGCTTATCTCCATATGGTGGCTGAATATAAAATATTAAAGGAAAAAGGAGAAGAATTTAAACAAAAAATAATAGAACTTAAAAAGCAGGGAATAAAAACAGAGCCGGCTTTCGGAATGTTGCTGGGGCTTGAAAATCCTTATGAAGATCTATTGAAATTTTAA
- a CDS encoding TatD family hydrolase — MIDTHTHLYAEEFDEDRKEAIQRALDKGITKFYLPAIDSESHGKMLQLETEYPGQIFSMMGLHPCYVKPESWEKELEIVKNYLDQRHFPAIGEIGIDLYWDKTTLDIQVKAFEQQIDWAIEKDLPIVIHTRESFDETFEVLERKKHPKLRGIFHCFSGNLEQAQHAVDLNFILGIGGVVTFKNGKIDQFLNEIPLDKIVLETDSPYLAPVPHRGKRNESSYLDLVAGKLVDIYGKDFSEIDRITTENAKNLFQS, encoded by the coding sequence ATGATTGATACACATACACATCTATACGCAGAAGAATTTGATGAAGACAGAAAAGAAGCTATTCAAAGGGCTTTAGATAAAGGAATTACAAAATTCTATCTTCCTGCTATCGATTCTGAATCTCATGGGAAGATGTTGCAGCTGGAAACAGAATATCCGGGACAAATTTTCTCAATGATGGGGTTACACCCTTGTTATGTAAAACCGGAATCGTGGGAAAAAGAACTTGAAATTGTAAAAAATTATCTCGATCAGAGACATTTTCCTGCAATTGGGGAAATCGGGATTGATCTGTATTGGGATAAAACAACTTTGGATATTCAGGTGAAAGCTTTTGAACAGCAGATTGACTGGGCCATAGAAAAGGATCTTCCGATTGTGATTCATACAAGAGAAAGCTTTGATGAGACATTTGAAGTGCTGGAAAGAAAAAAACACCCGAAGCTGAGAGGAATTTTCCATTGCTTTTCAGGAAATCTGGAACAGGCACAGCACGCTGTTGACCTTAATTTCATTTTAGGAATTGGTGGAGTAGTAACGTTCAAAAACGGGAAAATAGACCAGTTTCTGAATGAAATTCCACTGGATAAGATTGTTCTGGAAACAGACTCTCCTTATCTGGCGCCGGTTCCCCACAGAGGAAAAAGAAATGAAAGCTCCTACCTTGATCTGGTAGCCGGTAAACTGGTGGATATCTATGGGAAAGATTTCTCTGAGATAGATCGCATCACTACAGAAAATGCAAAGAATCTTTTTCAGTCATAA
- a CDS encoding DEAD/DEAH box helicase: MNFTDLNLIEPIAKAIQEQGYTTPTPIQERSIPDILDGRDFLGCAQTGTGKTAAFSIPILQNLSKNKIPNKHIKALILTPTRELAIQIEENINAYGKYLPLKQLVIFGGVKQGNQEAALRKGIDILVATPGRLLDFIAQGIISLKNLEIFVLDEADRMLDMGFVHDVKRIIKLLPQRRQTLFFSATMPAEIQKLANSILNNPVKVEVTPVSSTADTIKQSVYFVEKDNKLNLLSHILQNDISDSVLVFARTKHGADKISRKLQKDDISAEAIHGNKSQNARQNALNNFKSGKTRVLVATDIAARGIDIDELKFVINFELSDVSETYVHRIGRTGRAGAEGNSISFVDGLDLLNLKNTEKLIGKKIPVIKDHPFHTDDLIAQKRDSNNKPFHAGGEKPKTTGNSNNSRPNNNRKKPSTGASVGFKKPKNKNFTRKK; this comes from the coding sequence TTGAATTTTACAGACTTAAACTTAATAGAACCTATTGCAAAAGCAATTCAGGAACAGGGATACACGACTCCTACTCCTATCCAGGAAAGATCGATCCCTGATATATTAGACGGTAGAGACTTTTTAGGCTGCGCGCAGACAGGAACTGGTAAAACAGCTGCTTTTTCTATTCCTATTCTACAGAATTTATCCAAAAATAAAATTCCCAATAAACATATAAAAGCATTAATCCTTACACCAACCAGAGAACTGGCCATTCAGATTGAGGAAAACATTAACGCTTATGGTAAATATCTTCCATTAAAACAACTTGTTATTTTTGGAGGGGTAAAACAAGGAAACCAGGAAGCTGCTTTGAGAAAAGGAATTGATATTCTGGTAGCAACACCAGGAAGACTTCTTGACTTTATTGCTCAAGGCATCATCAGCTTAAAAAACCTTGAAATCTTTGTTCTTGATGAAGCAGACAGAATGCTGGATATGGGATTTGTACATGATGTAAAAAGAATCATCAAACTTTTACCTCAGAGAAGACAGACTTTGTTCTTTTCTGCAACAATGCCGGCTGAAATCCAGAAACTGGCTAATTCTATCCTGAATAATCCGGTAAAAGTAGAAGTAACTCCGGTTTCTTCTACAGCAGATACCATTAAACAATCTGTATATTTTGTAGAAAAAGATAACAAACTGAATTTGCTTTCTCACATTCTTCAAAATGATATTTCAGATTCTGTATTGGTATTTGCAAGAACAAAACACGGTGCAGATAAGATTTCGAGAAAACTTCAGAAAGACGATATTTCTGCTGAAGCCATTCATGGTAATAAATCTCAGAATGCGAGACAAAATGCTTTGAATAACTTCAAATCCGGAAAAACAAGAGTTCTTGTTGCCACGGATATTGCAGCAAGAGGAATTGATATTGATGAATTGAAATTCGTGATCAATTTTGAACTTTCCGATGTTTCTGAAACCTATGTACACAGAATCGGAAGAACAGGTAGAGCCGGAGCTGAAGGTAATTCTATATCTTTTGTAGACGGACTTGATCTTTTGAATTTAAAGAATACTGAAAAATTGATTGGGAAGAAAATTCCTGTGATCAAAGACCATCCGTTCCATACTGATGATTTGATTGCCCAGAAAAGGGATTCTAACAACAAACCTTTTCATGCAGGTGGTGAGAAACCTAAAACAACAGGAAACAGTAATAATTCAAGGCCAAATAATAACCGTAAGAAGCCTTCTACAGGAGCTTCAGTAGGTTTCAAAAAGCCTAAAAACAAGAATTTTACCAGAAAGAAATAA
- a CDS encoding porin family protein, protein MKKNIFFLAVFAFSALFNAQENTKDQTSMSFGVKGGYSLSNMKFFGTGLDSKSYFYAGIVAEQPLSSKFGLQAELLYTQLGGKDAYPWYQLVGSEVVSMGNMNFDYKFNQIQVPISLKYYIVPQLSASAGINLGFNISSKVKMDNLFDEAETHNYESLKTLNLFPFLGAEYKINEKFFVDARYNFNFIEMNKSNAVPIKIGFLQAGVGYRFK, encoded by the coding sequence ATGAAGAAAAACATTTTTTTCCTTGCAGTATTTGCTTTCTCAGCACTATTTAATGCACAAGAAAATACAAAAGACCAGACATCTATGAGCTTTGGTGTAAAAGGAGGATATTCCTTATCCAATATGAAATTTTTTGGAACTGGGCTGGATTCAAAATCCTATTTCTATGCAGGTATCGTAGCAGAACAACCTTTATCTTCTAAATTTGGTTTGCAGGCTGAATTACTGTATACTCAATTGGGTGGTAAAGATGCTTATCCCTGGTATCAGTTGGTTGGCAGTGAAGTGGTAAGCATGGGTAATATGAACTTTGATTACAAATTCAATCAGATACAGGTTCCTATTTCATTAAAATACTATATTGTTCCACAACTTTCTGCATCTGCAGGAATCAACTTAGGGTTTAACATATCATCCAAAGTAAAAATGGATAATCTTTTTGATGAGGCAGAAACCCACAATTATGAATCTTTAAAAACCTTGAATTTATTTCCTTTCCTGGGTGCAGAATATAAGATTAATGAGAAGTTTTTTGTTGATGCCAGATATAATTTCAATTTTATAGAAATGAATAAAAGCAATGCAGTTCCTATTAAAATTGGATTTCTGCAGGCTGGTGTAGGATATAGATTTAAATAA
- a CDS encoding DUF6438 domain-containing protein yields MKYLLGLCAFVFLFSCTSQKVNSKYSAIEYEATPCFGFCPVFKMTISPDRTAVFEAEHFNFNDKPSKDEFSKPREGTFKGTIKEEDYNKLISLLDGLNAKNLNDKYGERNITDLPTSYLRIKFADGTSKNIEDYGKHGSEKLSEVYQFFENLRKNQEWTKVK; encoded by the coding sequence ATGAAATATTTACTGGGCCTTTGCGCATTTGTATTTTTATTTTCGTGTACTTCTCAGAAAGTAAATTCCAAATATTCTGCTATTGAATATGAGGCAACTCCCTGTTTTGGATTCTGTCCTGTTTTTAAAATGACTATCAGTCCGGACAGAACAGCAGTTTTTGAAGCAGAACATTTTAATTTTAATGATAAACCTTCAAAAGATGAATTTTCCAAGCCTCGCGAAGGAACTTTTAAAGGAACAATCAAGGAAGAGGATTACAATAAACTAATCAGTTTGCTGGATGGGCTCAATGCAAAAAACTTAAACGACAAATATGGTGAGCGAAACATTACCGATCTTCCAACCTCTTATTTAAGAATCAAATTCGCTGACGGTACTTCAAAAAATATTGAAGACTATGGAAAACACGGAAGTGAAAAGCTTTCAGAAGTCTATCAATTTTTTGAAAACTTAAGAAAAAACCAGGAATGGACTAAAGTGAAATAG
- the obgE gene encoding GTPase ObgE has translation MSNFVDYVKIHCKSGHGGAGSAHLRREKYIPKGGPDGGDGGRGGHVIMRGNANEWTLLPLRYTRHIKAERGENGAKNQLTGADGSDIYIDVPIGTIAKNEEGEIIGEILDDKQEIILMLGGKGGRGNEFFKSSTNQTPRFAQPGMDGEEGYVVFELKILADVGLVGFPNAGKSTLLASVSAAKPKIANYAFTTLTPNLGIVDYRNYKSFVMADIPGIIEGAAEGKGLGHRFLRHIERNSILLFLIPSDSEDHYQEFKILENELKEYNPELLDKDFIISVSKSDLLDDELKKEIAAEFPENKQPLFFSGVTGEGLMELKDAIWKQLHG, from the coding sequence ATGTCTAACTTTGTAGATTACGTAAAGATCCATTGTAAAAGCGGACACGGAGGTGCTGGCTCTGCCCACCTTCGCCGTGAAAAGTATATCCCTAAAGGTGGTCCTGACGGTGGCGACGGAGGTCGTGGCGGACACGTCATCATGAGAGGAAATGCTAATGAATGGACTTTGCTTCCACTCCGATACACCCGTCACATAAAAGCAGAACGAGGTGAAAACGGAGCGAAAAACCAGCTTACAGGAGCTGACGGTTCTGATATTTATATTGATGTTCCCATTGGGACTATCGCTAAAAATGAAGAAGGTGAAATTATCGGAGAAATCCTTGATGACAAGCAGGAAATAATTTTGATGCTGGGTGGAAAAGGAGGAAGAGGAAATGAATTTTTCAAATCTTCTACTAATCAGACTCCAAGATTTGCTCAGCCCGGAATGGATGGCGAAGAAGGCTATGTTGTCTTCGAGCTTAAAATTTTGGCCGATGTAGGACTTGTTGGATTTCCAAACGCTGGAAAATCTACACTTTTAGCATCTGTTTCTGCAGCAAAACCAAAAATTGCCAATTACGCCTTCACTACTCTGACTCCTAACCTTGGAATTGTAGATTACAGAAATTACAAATCTTTTGTAATGGCTGATATTCCGGGAATTATTGAAGGAGCAGCAGAAGGAAAAGGCTTAGGACACAGATTCCTGAGACATATTGAAAGAAACTCTATCTTGTTATTTTTAATTCCTTCTGATTCTGAAGATCACTACCAGGAATTTAAAATTCTGGAGAATGAATTAAAAGAATACAATCCTGAACTTTTAGATAAAGACTTTATTATTTCTGTATCAAAATCTGACCTTTTGGATGATGAACTGAAAAAAGAAATTGCAGCAGAGTTTCCTGAAAACAAGCAGCCTTTGTTCTTCTCAGGAGTTACCGGAGAAGGCCTTATGGAACTTAAAGACGCCATCTGGAAACAATTGCACGGATAG